The following DNA comes from Methanomassiliicoccales archaeon LGM-DZ1.
AAACAATCGATTTTGTCGATTCGGGAAGCCATCTGTCCCACAAGAGGCCCGCAACATTGGCGGAATCGCGGAGATGCACGGCCAGTTGGAGCCATGTCCCTCCGTCATCGCTTAATTTGGCCCAGATGCGCCCTGCCTTTTCAGACAGCGGGAAGCCTTTGAGATCATCAGAAGAATCCGGGCCGTTCATGGATTTAAGATATATCGACTAAGGATATTAAACTTTACATCAATAACATTAAAATGTTATGTGATGGCATTTCCTGGCATTAGGATATCCAGACCTGTCACTGTAAACCGTTGGAACCGCTTCCATGGCATACTTCCATTTCAGAATTCCGATAGAGTCAATCGGACCGACAGCCATGCCCATCGGGAGGGCGCTTTTGATGTCGATGATCACATTCAAGACTTCCACCTGACGCCTGATTTCCTTTGATGATCTTCAAAATCACAGCAGCTCATACCAGAGACCTGCGCTGCCGGAGAAACAATTGTCTTTCCATTTCTGAACATGAAGCTGCTTACCTCCTGCGTCTGCGCAGATGCACACAACACAAAGGAAATCAGCATACCGCATTAATAGAGACATTGCTGCATGCAGCGTAAATGCGTCTTGCGTGAATCGCCGAATCCAAAATGTCTAGGCCTCTGAACACCTGTCTTTTGCAATTAACTGTCAGCCGCACACGGCGATCATGATTCTTCAAAACTGGCGCATTTATAATTAACCATTGTTAATTATAAATAATGCAAAAAAACTCACCGCAGGACAAAAAACAGAGGTTGGAGACTGCGCAGATAGACGACAAGTCTGTTCTGCGCCTTATATCCCCGCGACTGCATAGGAAGACGACAAGTCTTTCCTACGCCTTACGTCTATGAATTGTAACTGTGCAGTCATATAAACAATTTCTCGAGAATGAGAGAATATGCTCTGATCTGTTTGAATGGCTCCCGTGAACTGCTCTGCAGATGCAGAATGCATCGACTCTCTACATCCATCAGATGTTCGGCAGACTTGCAGCTGCTCTCAGCTCCATACAATCTGTGTTGTAGGTACTCCTAAATAGTATCCACAATCATAGTTGCTAACCCCATATTGGATGCTTGGAAATATTAATATTATAATTTAGTCATGCCTTAATAACAATCACTGAGTGGTGAAGCATGAAAACAGCGATAGTTTACTCATCCCAGACCGGGAACACCCAGCACATGGCCGAGCAGATAAGGGCCGGGGCGGAAGCCGCCGGCAAGGAAGTCATCTGCTGCGACATCTCCGCCGGCCCCTCCGGCGCCGACGCGGATGCGGTCCTCGGGGCCGACCTCATCATCCTCGGATCGCCTGCTATGGGCGACGAAGTGCTCGACGACCCCATGGAGGAGTTCTTCGAAAGCATCGAAGGGCGGATCGCCGGCAAGAAACTGGCGATCTTCGGCTCGTACGACTGGGGCGACGGGCAGTGGCTGAGGGACTGGGCGGACAGGATCGCCGGCGCCGGCGCGGTCTGCGTCAACGGAGAGGGGCTGAAGAACCATCTCAACGATTTCGACGACAGTGCCTGCAGGGAGCTGGGCGCTCTCTGAAGATATTTTCCGTAAAAACAATGGCCGGATTATCCGGCCTGCCTGCCCGCTTCCTCCGATGCCTTTCAGCGTCCGCATCGGGGGAACGGGCCTCTTGCCCCTGCGGCAGGTTCTCCCGCCGCAGGGATGAAAAAATTCACCTGAGCTTGGCGCCGCACTCGGCGCAGTACTCGGAACCGAACGGGACCGAGGTCCCGCATGAGGGGCAGGCGGACATCCCTGCGGACGTTCCGGCCTGGGAACCTGTGCTGTAGCGGGGCGCCTGCAGCATCCCGGCCGGCGTACCGCACACGGGGCACGATTCTTTCCTGGTTGCCACATAGATGAGGTAGATCAGGCCGAAGATTATCCCGAGGATCAGAAGCACGATGAGGATCAAGATGCGGGTCCCGGTCCACTTGGTGACATTGACATTGCGCCCGCAATTGGGGCAATACATCATTTCTGCCATGATTGAATAATATGTCATATAGATATTTATCGTTGATGTAATAATTTTCAATTCCTATGATATTATTTTTTGATTATACGTCTTGACTTTGACGCGATAAATTAAGATACATATGCTCTGACGGAGAAGATCTGGCAGAGGGTCCGGATCAACAGGATCTGTACTGAGCAGGCTCTTGCGATCTGAGCCGGAAGGATACTCCTGATGACGAACGCGGCGCGATGCATCTTTGCGACGTTTTTGTCCTTTTCCCTGAGTCCTAGACTGGCCTTCGAAAATGAACTTAGTTTATAATTAACAATTGTTAATTAATAATGCATACGCGAACGGACATATCGACACACGTCATCCAGCACTGTCATCGGCTTCCGGAGGCCTTGATCAAGAACCCGGTCGCCGCTTCTTCGGAACTGACAGCGCCGCATACTCTGTCGGAACTGCTGTTACCAGCAGATATGATGTTCGTTTGATCTATTCCGTGCCGAGCCCCAGCATTTTCTCTGCGAATATCTTCTCCGTGAACTCCTCGCAGCACAGCTGTACAGCCTGCTCATGGCTGCCCACCGAAGATGTTCTTCTTCCACATAGCACTCAAAGTATAATCATCCATCCAATCTCTGAGCTTATCCGACGACAGGCGCGTGTATTTGGATCCGTCCGATGTCAGCTCGGCGACGATGATATCGTCGGCGTCGAAATAATCCAGGAGCTCGGCGGACTGAGTGGATATTATCACTTGCTTGTCGGCGGATATCCTGTGCACCAGCTCGGAGAACAATGAGATGGCGTACGGGTGAAGGCCGAGCTCGGGCTCGTCGAGTATGATCGCGGAAGGCTGCAACTCAGGGGGCTGCAGGAGCAGGACCGCCAAGCAAATGATGCGAATCGTCCCGTCGGACAATTGGCTCGCGCCCAGCACCTCGTCCAGACCGATCTGCTTCCACCTGAGCAGTATCAGCCCGCTGTTATCCGCGTTCGGTTCCAGCACGAAATCGTCGAAGAAGGGAGCTACCATCCTGACCGCACGGACGATGTCGCCGTACGACTCCGGATATGAGTTCTTTATCATATGGAGGAAAGGCGCCAGATTGGATGCGTCATGGTGCAGGGAGACGTTATCCGACAGCATACCCGCCTGCTTCATCCCGGAAGAGGCTGTGGTATCATGAAAATGGTACACCTTCCACCTCTTGGCCTCCAGAACGGGCCTGACGTAACGATTTATATTGTTGGAGCCTCCGTTATCGTATTCGGATTCGAACCCGTAGGGGACCTTCCTGCGCACATTGGTCTTTACATCGTTCCAGCCGTAGTACTCATTGGCGAACACGAGGCTGCCGGAATCGTTGGGGACCAGTTGGAACCCGTAGGAATTGTTTCCGAAGAAGAACTCCATCTCGATGCTCTTGGTCTTCTTCATCCCGCCGTACAGCAGGGAGGGCAGACCGGCCACTCCCACGGACCTCTGGAGATTCTTATCGAGGATGTTCTGCAGGAAGAACAGCGCAGAAATGAAATTGGACTTCCCGGAACCGTTGGGGCCAATAAAGACGTTGATGCTGCCCAGGTCGATCGTGCAGTCTTTGATCGACTTGAAACCGCGGATCGTTACCTTCTTGAGTGCGACATCATGCATGGCATCGGCTACGGGCAGAACATCACTGCATCCCGTTGCGGATATATGTTTTCTCAGTTGGCTGACAGCGCTCCCCGAACCCTCCATTATATTCCTCCGGATCCTTGGACCGATCGGAGCGTCGGACGATCCGGCAGGGACGGCCGCACGCCCGGCACAGCACTCAGGACCCGACGGATATAAAGCAGGGGCGTGCTGCAGTCAGCGGAAACCCGTGCAGGGCGTCAGGCCCTGCACGAATGCCGAGCATTGAACCAGACAGGTATCACGCCCAGATTCATACTTGCTTGAGATCCCGCCGATCTCCAGCATCAGCCCAGCATGACGTTCCCGATGACCTTTTCGAACCTTGCCCTGGTCTCCTCGGAGCACTTCGGGACCTCTGTCTCCCAGTTCTGCGCGAACTCCGAATTGAGATCGAAGTTCTTCAGGTCGACCTTCAGCCTCTTCCTGTCCTCGGACGAGAACATGTCCTCGATTTCGATGATCTTCTCATCCTCTGCGGCCTCGGACAGACTGATCACAACGGCCTTTTCATTGCCGTCCGCCAGGCTCTTGAAGCTCTGTCCTGCCTTATCCCCGTCCGCCAAGATAATCGGGCGCTTCTCGATCCGGGAGATGTCGGCAATCGTCTTCCTGTAATCGTCCATCCTGGCTCCGAGCCCGTTGATCGGGATGAAGTCGACGTTCATGTCCTTGCCTTGGGAGCGGAAGTGTTCCTCGAACGCGGTCAGGAAGAAGTAGTCCGAGGAGCCCTCCACGAACACCGTCGTATGTCCTTCTTCGGCAAGATAGTTCCTCCCTACAGTCAGAGCATCCGTGAGGGGTTTCAGAACGTCATGGTTCTCATGATCGAACTGCTCGAAATTGTTGAGGATGCGGGTGTTGCCGTCCGGACCGTTGATGACCAGCCGGACCTCGTCCAAGTGCTTTATATCCACAGCCATGAAGTTCTGGGTGGCGATGACGATCGTCAGCCCGGACTCGGAGGCGAACCTCCTGAGCGTTTTCACAAGTTCTCTGGTGCTCTGAGGGTTCAAACCGTATCCGAACTCGTCCATGAGCACAATGTCGCCCGGCTGGAGTTCGTTCCTGAGGATGAAATTGACATAGAAATCGAAGACCCAGCGGAATCCTCTCGACTGCCTGTTGAGGCTTCCCATCGCAGTGTTTCCCCTGTTCATGTAGAAGTATACATAATCGGTTTCTAAGCCAATCTCGAAAGCGTATCTGTTCTTGGGATCGGAACAGAACATCCTGTTGAACTCCTCGGATATCTTCTCAAGCTTCTTGTTGCATCTTTTCTCCAGGCTCTTTGCGCGGCCCTTGCTGAACTCGCCGCTGTAGAGGTTACTGATCGCGGATTCGGGGATTTCTATGGACGAGAACATCGTTTCGAAGAAAGGATTGATCATCTTCCCGGGGCTGCGTAGCTGGCTGTTGTCGATCATCTCTTCAATGTAGCTGTAGACATTCTTGCTCGGGATGTATCTATACTTCTCCCTGAACCGCTTGCTGCTGACGGCATTGGTCATGAGGGTGTCTGAGAATGATCTCGTATCCGGCGGTTCATTTCTCAGCATCTTGAGGAAGCCATCGTTCCATTCCTCTTCGAAATGAAACACGCAGTCATCGAAACACTCTCCGACAGAATCTGCAAGGACTCTGAGAGTTACGATGTCGACAGCATCGAATCCTTTTTGCAGGGAATCCGCTAATTGACTTACATCCCTACTTATTACGTTGGTTCCGCTGTCATCCATGACTGCTTTTCCAATCAAAAGACCGCAAAGCATGTCGAAGCTGTCTTTTTCACCTGATAAACTTATTTTTGAACAGTCTTCGTAATTGTTGCTGTCCATTCTGTTCTTCAGATTGGTCAGGCTTTCTTCGAGCCTGTATCCCGTTACTTTCTCTCCGAGTTCATATGTCGCTGTGCACAGATCGCTTATGCGCCCGGCGCAATAATCCCTCATCATTTTGGTTATTTTTTCCAGATGTTCTCTGTATCCGTCTCTATATGGGTAATTTGAAATCTGAGTATCGATGTACTTCGATAATTTTGCAGCGAACATCACGGGGATTGAACGTCCTTTGCAGCCAGAGGAGCCTCCGCCGTTCTTGCTGTTTGGTTTCTCTGAAACGCATTCGATCAGAGCTGAGATATATTTCCTGCATTGTTCCGCAGTCACATTTTCAACTGATGACAGCCTCTCAGTGAATTTTTCATAAAGCTTTCCGGATTTCCAGAACTCCTCGATCCTCTCCGCGGCGGTCTTCTCATCGATATCCAGGTATGCTCCGTCCGCCAGATACATCTCGATGTTGGGATTCATCTTTTCATCGAGGAAATCGGGAATGTCTGTTTCTTCGAACTTGCGGTCCCTGCATCTCTTTATCGCATCCAGAACGTTGCTCTTGCCGGCGTTGTTGAGCCCCATCAGGAACACCAGCCCGCCTATCCCCTCCCTTGATACGGAGCGGTTCAGGACCAGCGTGTCCGCCTCGGGTTTCTCGCATCCCTTCTGGAAAGTACCCAGGTTCCTGAAGTTAGCGATCTTCACGATACGGCGGTCGGTCGGGTGCTCAGCGATTATCTCTTCGGTCTTCTTTTCTGCCATGTCTATCACTCCAGTGTTTTCTTCTCGTCATCGTTCAGCGGCACGTTCCTCGAGACCCTCTCTGAGAAACTGAGGAAACGGGCGACCTGATTCCTCTCATTATCAGTCAGCTCTTCCTTTCCCAGGAGATCCAGGCATTCTGTCAGATAGGGGACTACCGTATCGGCCGCGTCAGAATGTGCCAGCGCTGCCATCAAAAGCAGTTTCGGGTCGTCATCGCAGGCTTCGGAAATGTACTTCTGAACCTCGGCTTTAGGTCCGCCGGCGGAACATTTCGCGAAATTCGTCACCAAGTAGACCATGACCATGTCATGGGTGACGTTCTTCGTCCTGTCGATATAACGGAAGAGGTTCAGCACTTCCTTCGGGATCTGGGACCTGCTCCCGGATTCATACAGGCCGAGATACCTGTACAGCGTGGGGCGCGAAACACCGATGTAGCCTGCGATATCGGTCAGACGGAGATCCAAGGCCCTGAGTTTCTCCTTCACGGATTTCTCATTACATTTTATGTATATCAATCTTTACAAATTTTGTAAACTAATTTCAACGGAAGCGCCTGCTTAGAAGGCCATGCCGCCTCGGTCCGATGAATGCTGCATGACGCAAATACGGAAACAGGGACTCTCCGGGCCCGTTTGCCAATGCACCGAGGTTTGCTGCCTCTACAGCAAGAGGGTGATGAACTGTATTAATGCCAGAAAATCAAAATCTGTTCTTATCTACAATGCACAAAACAACCTGCTTCAGGAAATATTGTTTGTGTTCCTCCAGTCAGGAGACTTAGGATCCGATAAGGCGGTTGATCCCGATGATCTCCGGGAACACGGTCCCTTGTACAGAAATTAATCTTTGACGAAATCGGTAGTGATGGCGCCGTAAGGCTGCAGCCAGGGCCTGATATCGCAACCGCTTCTCTCGAAGAGGTTGATCATTGTGCAGGCGTCGATTACTTTACAGGTTTTCTGGGTCATGCCATGTCTTCGGCGGTCATTGTCTCATATAATCCATGAAATCCCGTATCTCCATGCCTGCTAGTTCGGCTCCTTTTCCTACTGATACCTTTTCCTTCTTCATCATCCCTTCGGCGATCTCTTTGCGTCTGGCGAAGATGCTGTCTCTTACATCTGAGTTCTCGATCATCTCTCCGCCGTTGTTCTTCTGATCGTCGGCATAGATGTACATCAGCATTTCCTCAGTGTTCATCGAGCAGATGAAATCCACGATGCTGCCTATCTTAGCGTCCAGGAATCCGTCGGCAGGCTTTATCCTGCTGACCGTATCTCTGACTTCGTCCGGTATGCTCACTTTCTCGCCGGCGTTCTTGCGGAGCCATCCTGCATCTATGAGGCTCTCTCTGCAGCCATCGACTTCTGAACTGAAAGGCCCGTAATAATGGGCCCTGTACCCTACGGCTTTGACCGGGTCCTGTCCCATCGCCTTGATCGTCAGATACATTATCTTCTGAAGATGCATTTCGGTCGGGACTCCGTTGGGAGCCTTGTTCACTGCATACAGCATAAGCATCTGCCTGCTGTCCAGATCTTCTATGCTCAGCCCGACCATCTCTGTGCACCCTCCGTTTTCTATCAGGTTTATGCTATTGTATTTGCGTCTGTGTATCTGAAGTGTTTCTCTCGGCATACTATAACCTTGATTGACTGCTGACTGAGTTCCGTATTCCCTGACTAACCCAGCAAGTCTGCCTCAGATCTCCGACATGCTTCTTGATACAACGATATCGTTTAAGTACTATTGTGTAATTAGTATTTTTAAGAAAGATCATCGGATCTGCGGGCGCAGGCTTCGCAGAACTCCGAGTGATGAATTAAAAAGGAGAAAGGGAGGGACCAAAACGGATCCGTATTCGGACGACTTCGAGAGGCATAACGGACAGATCAAGATAGGCGATGCCCTGGACATCGCCGCGGACCGCTTCTCCAAGGAAGCGATGTTCATAATAGGGTACAGCGGAAAGCCCGTCAGCGACTCCAGGCTCCACAGGCTGGCGCTCATATACGAGGCTGTCCACGTCCGGGACGGCTCGGCCGAGGCGGACTTCGCCTGCGGATATTCCGAAGGCATCGAGGAAGCGGCGGAAACGCTGGAGGAGAACGGGATCATATCCGTGAAGGATGACAGTTACGCGCTGACCGGGTACGGGGAGAAGGTCTTCGATCTTCTGAAGGCGCTTTCGGACGGCGATGAGCGCGACATGTTCAGCGTGGACATGAGGATGATGATCAGCGCGTCGGAAGACGTGCCGGACGCGCACCTGACAGCGCTGACCTGCTGGTACTATCCGGAGCTGGCGTCCGACCCAGAGCTTCAGGCAAGCGCCGGCCCGGTGATCGAGGGCCTGTACCTGGACGGGAGGAGGCTCGCCGAGGTGCCCAGGGAAGAGTTCGTGTACAGGATCTGGAGCGGGGAGAAGCTGGAGACGAGGCGAGCGGAGGAGGAACAGGCGGCTGAAACTTTGACAGAT
Coding sequences within:
- a CDS encoding flavodoxin domain-containing protein; this encodes MKTAIVYSSQTGNTQHMAEQIRAGAEAAGKEVICCDISAGPSGADADAVLGADLIILGSPAMGDEVLDDPMEEFFESIEGRIAGKKLAIFGSYDWGDGQWLRDWADRIAGAGAVCVNGEGLKNHLNDFDDSACRELGAL
- a CDS encoding AAA family ATPase, which codes for MHDVALKKVTIRGFKSIKDCTIDLGSINVFIGPNGSGKSNFISALFFLQNILDKNLQRSVGVAGLPSLLYGGMKKTKSIEMEFFFGNNSYGFQLVPNDSGSLVFANEYYGWNDVKTNVRRKVPYGFESEYDNGGSNNINRYVRPVLEAKRWKVYHFHDTTASSGMKQAGMLSDNVSLHHDASNLAPFLHMIKNSYPESYGDIVRAVRMVAPFFDDFVLEPNADNSGLILLRWKQIGLDEVLGASQLSDGTIRIICLAVLLLQPPELQPSAIILDEPELGLHPYAISLFSELVHRISADKQVIISTQSAELLDYFDADDIIVAELTSDGSKYTRLSSDKLRDWMDDYTLSAMWKKNIFGGQP
- a CDS encoding zinc ribbon domain-containing protein; its protein translation is MAEMMYCPNCGRNVNVTKWTGTRILILIVLLILGIIFGLIYLIYVATRKESCPVCGTPAGMLQAPRYSTGSQAGTSAGMSACPSCGTSVPFGSEYCAECGAKLR